From the genome of Streptacidiphilus rugosus AM-16, one region includes:
- the greA gene encoding transcription elongation factor GreA yields MTQTSDNVTWLTQEAYNQLRAELEHLSGPARTEIAQKIEQAREEGDLKENAGYHAAREEQGKMELRIRQLTQLLERAQVGEAPADNGIVGPGMVVTIAYDGDLDDTMTFLLGSREAASSDMETYSPQSPLGRSIVGQKVGSDVTYELPNGRKAGVKIIEAKPYTG; encoded by the coding sequence GTGACCCAGACCAGCGACAACGTCACCTGGCTCACCCAGGAGGCGTACAACCAGCTCCGTGCCGAGCTGGAGCACCTGTCGGGTCCCGCACGCACCGAGATCGCGCAGAAGATCGAGCAGGCCCGCGAGGAAGGCGATCTCAAGGAGAACGCCGGCTACCACGCGGCGCGCGAGGAGCAGGGCAAGATGGAGCTGCGCATCCGCCAGCTCACCCAGCTCCTGGAGCGCGCCCAGGTCGGCGAGGCCCCGGCGGACAACGGCATCGTCGGCCCCGGCATGGTCGTGACCATCGCCTACGACGGCGACCTGGACGACACCATGACCTTCCTGCTCGGCTCCCGCGAGGCGGCCTCCAGCGACATGGAGACCTACTCCCCGCAGTCTCCGTTGGGCCGCTCGATCGTCGGCCAGAAGGTCGGCTCCGACGTGACCTACGAGCTGCCGAACGGCCGCAAGGCGGGCGTCAAGATCATCGAGGCCAAGCCCTACACGGGCTGA
- a CDS encoding ABC transporter permease has product MTTTTAPLSTGAPLQPARGGLLQMAHDAWVVAKRNLRRMTRIPEIVVFGLMQPVMFVLLFSYVMGGAIAVPGADPNSYKQYLMAGIFAQTVTFAVAGASAGIAEDMTKGLVDRFRSLPMTRSSVLVGRTIADLVQTGFTVLVLAIVALLVGWRFNNGILSALGAFALLLLLGYAFSWIGALIGLSVRSPEAATSAGLIWLFPLTFISNAFVPVSSMPGWLQPIAYWNPFSATVEACRKLFGNPTGGPSTAWPMQHAVGVSIGWSLLITAVFSYLSVRKYRSSAG; this is encoded by the coding sequence ATGACGACGACCACCGCCCCGCTCTCGACGGGCGCCCCGCTCCAGCCCGCCCGCGGCGGGCTGCTGCAGATGGCGCACGACGCCTGGGTGGTCGCCAAGCGCAACCTGCGCCGGATGACCAGGATCCCCGAGATCGTCGTCTTCGGCCTGATGCAGCCTGTCATGTTCGTGCTGCTGTTCAGCTACGTCATGGGCGGCGCGATCGCCGTTCCCGGCGCCGACCCGAACTCGTACAAGCAGTACCTGATGGCCGGCATCTTCGCGCAGACCGTCACCTTCGCCGTGGCCGGCGCCTCGGCGGGCATCGCGGAGGACATGACCAAGGGGCTGGTCGACCGGTTCCGCTCGCTGCCGATGACGCGGTCCTCGGTGCTGGTCGGGCGCACGATCGCCGACCTGGTGCAGACGGGCTTCACGGTGCTCGTCCTGGCCATCGTGGCGCTGCTGGTCGGCTGGCGTTTCAACAACGGCATCCTGTCGGCGCTGGGCGCCTTCGCGCTGCTGCTCCTGCTGGGCTACGCCTTCTCCTGGATCGGCGCGCTGATCGGTCTGTCGGTGCGCAGCCCGGAGGCGGCCACCTCGGCGGGTCTGATCTGGCTGTTCCCGCTGACGTTCATCTCGAACGCCTTCGTGCCGGTCTCCAGCATGCCGGGCTGGCTCCAGCCGATCGCCTACTGGAACCCGTTCAGCGCGACGGTCGAGGCCTGCCGCAAGCTGTTCGGCAACCCGACCGGAGGTCCGTCGACGGCGTGGCCGATGCAGCACGCCGTCGGGGTGTCGATCGGCTGGTCGCTGCTGATCACGGCCGTCTTCTCGTACCTGTCCGTACGCAAGTACCGCTCCTCCGCCGGCTGA
- a CDS encoding ATP-binding cassette domain-containing protein produces MSGAISAEGLVKTFGDVRALDGVDLDVPEGTVLGLLGPNGAGKTTTVRVLTTLLKPDSGRATVAGVDVLRHPNKVRSLIGLSGQYAAVDEYLTGQENLQMVGELYQMSARDAKARARELLEWFNLSDAAGRIAKTYSGGMRRRLDLAAALVVRPPVMFLDEPTTGLDPRNRMALWEVIETLVGEGTTLLLTTQYLEEADRLAHDICVVDHGKVIARGTADQLKAQIGGERVEVVVQDSNVLAAAVDALTPFAKGEPTVEPHARRITVPVSGGARVLADVIRELDARDIVINDIGLRRPTLDDVFLSLTGHVTAGEDEGTDEDAVDGAQTEENAASRKKARV; encoded by the coding sequence ATGAGCGGGGCAATCTCTGCCGAAGGGCTGGTGAAGACCTTCGGCGACGTCCGTGCACTCGACGGTGTGGATCTCGACGTGCCGGAGGGCACCGTGCTGGGCCTGCTCGGGCCGAACGGGGCCGGCAAGACCACCACCGTCCGCGTGCTGACCACGCTGCTGAAGCCGGATTCCGGCCGGGCCACGGTCGCGGGCGTCGACGTGCTGAGGCACCCCAACAAGGTGCGCAGCCTGATCGGACTCTCCGGCCAGTACGCCGCGGTGGACGAGTACCTGACCGGGCAGGAGAACCTGCAGATGGTCGGGGAGCTGTACCAGATGTCCGCGCGGGACGCGAAGGCCCGCGCCCGCGAGCTGCTGGAGTGGTTCAACCTCAGCGACGCGGCCGGGCGCATCGCCAAGACGTACTCCGGAGGCATGCGCCGGCGGCTCGACCTCGCCGCGGCGCTGGTCGTCCGGCCGCCGGTGATGTTCCTCGACGAGCCGACCACCGGGCTCGACCCGCGCAACAGGATGGCCCTGTGGGAGGTCATCGAGACCCTGGTCGGCGAGGGCACGACGCTGCTGCTGACCACGCAGTACCTGGAGGAGGCCGACCGCCTCGCCCACGACATCTGTGTCGTCGACCACGGCAAGGTGATCGCCAGGGGTACGGCCGACCAGCTCAAGGCACAGATCGGCGGCGAGCGCGTCGAGGTCGTGGTGCAGGACTCGAACGTGCTGGCCGCCGCCGTGGACGCGCTGACGCCGTTCGCGAAGGGCGAGCCGACGGTCGAGCCGCACGCCCGGCGGATCACCGTGCCGGTCAGCGGCGGCGCGCGGGTGCTGGCCGACGTGATCAGGGAGCTGGACGCCCGCGACATCGTGATCAACGACATCGGGCTGCGCCGCCCGACCCTCGACGACGTCTTCCTCTCGCTGACCGGTCATGTCACCGCCGGCGAGGACGAGGGCACGGACGAGGACGCCGTCGACGGCGCGCAGACCGAGGAGAACGCAGCGAGCAGGAAGAAGGCCCGGGTATGA
- the ilvA gene encoding threonine ammonia-lyase produces the protein MNAWPITLDDVRGAHKMLSGIARVTPMESSRHLSTLIGAPVQLKCENLQRTGSFKLRGAYVRIAGLSPVEHAAGVVAASAGNHAQGVALAASTLGVRSTVFMPVAAPLPKVAATRDYGAEVRLVGENFDATLAAALKYAETTGAVFIHPFDHPDVVAGQGTVGLEILEQCPEVRTILVGVGGGGLMAGIAAAVKHVRPDVRVIGVQAEGAAAYPPSLRAGRPVTLERFATMADGIQVGRPGEVPFEIINQLGDGVLTVSEDALARALLLCLERAKLVVEPAGASPIAALLEHGAEIEGPVVAVLSGGNIDPLLMQRVLRHGMAAAGRYLSLRLRINDRPGALATLLGALSRTDANVVDVAHVRTDPKLGIGEAEVDLHLETKGTEHCAAVVAELREAGYVVLSQG, from the coding sequence ATGAACGCCTGGCCGATCACCCTCGACGACGTGCGGGGGGCCCACAAGATGCTCTCCGGCATCGCCCGTGTCACCCCCATGGAGAGCAGCCGCCACCTCTCCACCCTGATCGGCGCGCCGGTCCAGCTCAAGTGCGAGAACCTGCAACGGACCGGCTCGTTCAAGCTGCGCGGCGCGTACGTGCGCATCGCGGGGCTCTCGCCGGTCGAGCACGCCGCGGGCGTGGTGGCGGCCAGCGCCGGCAACCACGCGCAGGGCGTCGCCCTCGCCGCGAGCACGCTGGGCGTCCGGTCGACCGTCTTCATGCCCGTGGCGGCGCCGCTCCCCAAGGTCGCGGCCACCCGCGACTACGGCGCGGAGGTCCGCCTGGTCGGTGAGAACTTCGACGCCACGCTGGCGGCGGCGCTGAAGTACGCGGAGACGACGGGCGCGGTCTTCATCCACCCCTTCGACCACCCCGACGTGGTGGCCGGACAGGGCACGGTGGGCCTGGAGATCCTGGAGCAGTGCCCGGAGGTGCGGACCATCCTGGTCGGCGTCGGAGGCGGCGGCCTGATGGCGGGGATCGCCGCGGCGGTCAAGCACGTGCGCCCGGACGTCAGGGTCATCGGGGTCCAGGCGGAGGGCGCGGCGGCGTACCCGCCCTCGCTGCGGGCGGGCCGCCCGGTCACCCTGGAGCGGTTCGCGACGATGGCGGACGGCATCCAGGTCGGCCGGCCGGGAGAGGTGCCGTTCGAGATCATCAACCAGTTGGGGGACGGGGTCCTCACGGTCAGCGAGGACGCGCTGGCGCGGGCGCTGCTGCTCTGCCTGGAGCGGGCCAAGCTCGTCGTCGAGCCGGCCGGCGCGAGCCCGATCGCGGCGCTGCTGGAGCACGGCGCGGAGATCGAGGGCCCGGTCGTGGCGGTCCTCTCCGGGGGCAACATCGACCCACTGCTGATGCAGCGGGTGCTGCGGCACGGCATGGCGGCCGCGGGCCGCTACCTGTCGCTGCGGCTCCGCATCAACGACCGCCCGGGCGCGCTGGCCACCCTGCTGGGTGCGCTCTCGCGCACCGACGCGAACGTGGTGGACGTGGCCCACGTCCGCACGGACCCGAAGCTGGGCATCGGCGAGGCGGAGGTCGACCTCCACCTGGAGACCAAGGGCACCGAACACTGCGCCGCGGTCGTCGCGGAACTCCGCGAAGCCGGCTACGTCGTCCTCAGCCAGGGCTGA
- a CDS encoding MarR family winged helix-turn-helix transcriptional regulator, giving the protein MSENLSPAEAHSAAPTDLHDQLQYQVAIFARRVEQARIGALGEQRNSMDRAAFLLLNRLDRTGAVGVKALAQAMGIDSSTVTRQVAPLVDCGLVERVPNPDDGRAVLLELSEEGRQRLQEVRASRQELMRVLTDGWPEEDQEAFCRLLTRFNLAIEAHRP; this is encoded by the coding sequence ATGTCTGAGAACCTCTCCCCTGCCGAGGCCCACTCCGCCGCGCCCACGGACCTGCACGACCAGCTCCAGTACCAGGTGGCCATCTTCGCGCGCCGCGTCGAACAGGCCCGGATAGGAGCCCTGGGCGAGCAGCGGAACTCGATGGACCGGGCCGCGTTCCTGCTGCTCAACAGGCTCGACCGGACCGGCGCGGTGGGCGTCAAGGCGCTGGCGCAGGCCATGGGCATCGACTCGTCCACGGTGACCCGGCAGGTCGCGCCGCTGGTCGACTGCGGGCTGGTGGAGCGGGTGCCCAACCCGGACGACGGCCGGGCGGTGCTGCTGGAGCTCTCCGAGGAGGGCCGGCAGCGGCTCCAGGAGGTCCGCGCCTCGCGCCAGGAGCTGATGCGGGTGCTGACCGACGGCTGGCCCGAGGAGGACCAGGAGGCCTTCTGCAGGCTCCTGACCCGCTTCAACCTGGCCATCGAGGCCCACCGCCCCTGA
- a CDS encoding cystathionine gamma-synthase, with product MSEHSEHQHYAFETLAIHAGQEADPQTGAVVTPIYQVSTYKQDGVGGLRGGYEYSRSANPTRTALEQNLAALDGGRRGLAFASGLAAEDCLLRTVTKPGDHIVIPNDAYGGTFRLFAKVLTRWGVDFSVANTHDPESVRAAVRPNTKVIWVETPSNPLLGIADISALAHISHDTGALLVVDNTFASPYLQQPLALGADVVVYSTTKYMGGHSDVVGGALVTDDAALGEELAYHQNAMGAVAGPFDAWLVMRGIKTLGIRMDRHSANAAKIAEFLTGHPKIAQVLYPGLPEHPGHEVAAKQMRAFGGMVSFRHRDGEEAAVQVCNRAELFTLGESLGGVESLIEHPGRMTHASAAGSALEVPSDLVRLSVGIESVDDLLGDLQRALG from the coding sequence ATGAGCGAGCACAGCGAGCATCAGCACTACGCCTTCGAGACCCTGGCCATCCACGCCGGTCAGGAGGCGGACCCGCAGACCGGGGCAGTGGTCACCCCCATCTACCAGGTCTCCACCTACAAGCAGGACGGCGTCGGCGGACTCCGCGGCGGCTACGAGTACAGCCGCTCCGCCAACCCCACCCGCACCGCGCTGGAGCAGAACCTCGCCGCGCTGGACGGAGGCCGCAGGGGCCTCGCCTTCGCGTCCGGCCTGGCCGCCGAGGACTGCCTGCTGCGCACCGTCACCAAGCCCGGCGACCACATCGTCATCCCCAACGACGCCTACGGCGGCACTTTCAGGCTCTTCGCGAAGGTGCTGACCCGCTGGGGCGTGGACTTCTCGGTCGCCAACACCCACGACCCGGAGAGCGTGCGCGCCGCGGTCCGCCCCAACACCAAGGTGATCTGGGTCGAGACCCCGAGCAACCCGCTGCTCGGCATCGCCGACATCTCCGCCCTGGCCCACATCTCGCACGACACGGGTGCGCTGCTGGTCGTCGACAACACCTTCGCCAGCCCGTACCTCCAGCAGCCGCTGGCGCTCGGCGCGGACGTGGTCGTCTACTCGACCACGAAGTACATGGGCGGTCACTCCGACGTCGTCGGCGGCGCGCTGGTCACCGACGACGCCGCTCTCGGCGAGGAGCTGGCCTACCACCAGAACGCGATGGGCGCGGTCGCCGGGCCCTTCGACGCCTGGCTGGTGATGCGCGGCATCAAGACGCTGGGCATCCGGATGGACCGGCACAGCGCCAACGCCGCGAAGATCGCCGAGTTCCTGACCGGCCACCCGAAGATCGCCCAGGTGCTCTACCCGGGCCTGCCCGAGCACCCCGGCCACGAGGTCGCGGCCAAGCAGATGCGCGCCTTCGGCGGCATGGTCTCCTTCCGGCACCGCGACGGCGAGGAGGCGGCGGTCCAGGTCTGCAACCGGGCCGAGCTGTTCACGCTCGGCGAGTCGCTCGGCGGCGTCGAGTCGCTGATCGAGCACCCGGGCCGGATGACGCACGCCTCGGCGGCGGGTTCGGCGCTGGAGGTCCCGTCCGACCTGGTCCGCCTCTCCGTCGGCATCGAGTCGGTCGACGACCTGCTGGGCGACCTGCAGCGGGCGCTGGGCTGA
- a CDS encoding M48 family metallopeptidase, protein MRTSFRAVQALALLMGFYLLALGALALIALVDFLVLENASDGFNTGALKLVAFSVVVAIPIARGVFFVRRPKDEAPPGISVSEQQQPELWARVRTLAEQVGTRAPAEIRLIPQVNAAVSENPRLLGLIPGHRRMLIGVPLLIGLTEPQLDAVLAHELGHYSNKDTRLAGITVRGRQSLITVVQHARAAGRGVTASVFGAYAKLYLRVSESVSRRQELSADLASARIAGRDHAAAAMRQLPALDLAYDFYLERYASVGWKVGYLPLASEFYGGFRSLLGSAKRQAELDEIRTEPPVRETSPYDSHPPVRERVAALEALPADGRVITGQERPALSLLHDVDHLLAAVAAVTMPADSAGKRPLPWDDLARESGRAHLRLALAPHCPPGGSVDGLLPYLLDEIDREGTGPATARLPRSAEADRAKGRPAEESARDALRGLLKRLALLGLLDQGRASYVLTWDEPLHVHYAPGVEESLSTALDAAVTDAPTTAPLRALLAPTHSQG, encoded by the coding sequence ATGCGCACCTCGTTCCGCGCCGTCCAGGCGCTCGCCCTGCTGATGGGCTTCTACCTGCTCGCACTGGGGGCGCTGGCGCTGATCGCGCTGGTGGACTTCCTGGTCCTGGAGAACGCCTCGGACGGCTTCAACACGGGCGCGCTCAAGCTGGTCGCCTTCAGCGTGGTCGTGGCGATCCCGATCGCGCGCGGCGTGTTCTTCGTCCGCCGCCCCAAGGACGAGGCCCCGCCCGGGATCAGCGTCTCCGAGCAGCAGCAGCCCGAGCTCTGGGCCAGGGTGCGCACCCTGGCGGAGCAGGTCGGCACCCGCGCCCCGGCCGAGATCCGGCTGATCCCGCAGGTCAACGCGGCGGTCAGCGAGAACCCGCGACTGCTCGGGCTGATACCGGGCCACCGGCGGATGCTGATCGGCGTGCCGCTGCTGATCGGTCTGACCGAGCCGCAGCTGGACGCGGTCCTCGCGCACGAGCTGGGCCACTACAGCAACAAGGACACCCGGCTCGCCGGGATCACCGTGCGCGGCCGGCAGAGCCTCATCACCGTGGTCCAGCACGCCCGGGCGGCGGGTCGCGGCGTGACCGCGTCGGTGTTCGGCGCCTACGCCAAGCTCTACCTGCGCGTCTCCGAGTCGGTGAGCCGGCGTCAGGAGCTCTCCGCCGACCTGGCCTCCGCGCGGATCGCCGGGCGCGACCACGCGGCGGCGGCGATGCGTCAGCTTCCCGCGCTGGACCTGGCGTACGACTTCTATCTGGAGCGTTACGCGTCGGTGGGCTGGAAGGTCGGTTACCTGCCGCTCGCGTCGGAGTTCTACGGCGGCTTCCGCTCCCTGCTCGGCTCCGCGAAGCGGCAGGCCGAGCTGGACGAGATCCGGACCGAACCGCCGGTCAGGGAGACCTCGCCGTACGACTCGCACCCGCCCGTCCGGGAGCGCGTCGCCGCGTTGGAGGCGCTGCCCGCCGACGGCCGGGTGATCACGGGTCAGGAACGTCCCGCGCTCTCCCTGCTGCACGACGTGGACCACCTGCTCGCGGCCGTCGCGGCGGTGACGATGCCGGCGGACTCGGCCGGCAAGCGACCGCTGCCCTGGGACGACCTGGCCCGCGAGAGCGGTCGCGCGCACCTGCGGCTGGCGCTGGCCCCGCACTGCCCGCCGGGAGGCTCCGTCGACGGACTGCTCCCCTACCTGCTGGACGAGATCGACCGCGAGGGCACCGGACCCGCGACGGCCCGGCTCCCGCGCTCCGCCGAGGCCGACAGGGCGAAGGGCCGCCCGGCCGAGGAGTCCGCCCGAGACGCGCTCCGCGGCCTGCTGAAGCGGCTGGCCCTCCTCGGCCTGCTCGACCAGGGTCGCGCCTCCTACGTCCTGACCTGGGACGAGCCCCTCCACGTCCACTACGCCCCAGGCGTCGAGGAGTCCCTCTCCACCGCCCTCGACGCCGCCGTCACCGACGCCCCCACCACCGCCCCCCTCCGCGCCCTCCTGGCTCCCACCCACTCCCAGGGCTGA
- a CDS encoding SMI1/KNR4 family protein, protein MKLSPHVAALLDVAPADHGADEGVDWAAVEAAFGRALPSDYVAFMACYGAGDFGDVLGIVPPLPVPTPEWEVGSVAESRGDADYLWQVDPPRRALDLDPAQLLEWGHTCGPDALYWFTADPNPDRWPVVVRGRHTEDNWARYDYGMVEFLHRLLTGRFDPWPLSVTWEGPLTYVHWREQQRRWLTGLDPISGERDERAAQPTH, encoded by the coding sequence ATGAAGCTCAGCCCGCACGTCGCCGCACTGCTCGACGTCGCACCCGCCGATCACGGCGCGGACGAGGGCGTCGACTGGGCGGCCGTCGAAGCGGCATTCGGCCGGGCCCTGCCGTCGGACTACGTCGCGTTCATGGCCTGCTACGGCGCGGGGGACTTCGGCGACGTGCTCGGCATCGTGCCGCCGCTGCCGGTTCCGACGCCCGAGTGGGAGGTCGGCAGCGTCGCCGAGTCGCGCGGTGACGCCGACTACCTCTGGCAGGTCGACCCGCCGCGGCGGGCGCTCGACCTCGACCCGGCGCAGTTGCTGGAGTGGGGCCACACCTGCGGACCCGACGCGCTCTACTGGTTCACCGCCGACCCGAACCCGGACCGGTGGCCCGTGGTCGTCCGGGGCCGTCACACCGAGGACAACTGGGCCCGGTACGACTACGGCATGGTCGAGTTCCTGCACCGGTTGCTCACCGGGCGGTTCGACCCCTGGCCGCTCAGCGTGACCTGGGAGGGCCCGCTGACCTACGTCCACTGGCGTGAGCAGCAGCGGCGCTGGCTGACCGGCCTGGACCCGATCTCCGGGGAACGGGACGAAAGGGCTGCTCAGCCCACCCATTGA
- a CDS encoding septum formation family protein — protein sequence MSQTPVPPSIGHGFAPAPVPPAPARPRTSAAAVIALVAAALALVPVAVVMGIVALFRIRNQELRGKRAAVVALSLSAGWIALAMIGIIGTAAYVGSTQGPVSAFAVGSCYDYVSGHDARAGIHTVDCGGAHDGQIVGRVTFAGSFPGQEQATEESVVGCTTDAARRIVDVGQLDEVARVSTYVPTQTAWDNGVKSATCVLVDSDGTPRFDDALDRTDMTPARSTVLALTNESALLRLKLRYLTGTVWRDAVVLERRLAVVDRAEAAALTRLANTPPEGGRADLPTLLRRLATEDLREVPVAENAAARTTDPDSWRKLAVAGKITSSHALTAYQDLRLAL from the coding sequence GTGAGCCAGACACCCGTCCCTCCCTCCATAGGCCACGGCTTCGCCCCCGCCCCGGTCCCGCCCGCCCCCGCGCGGCCGAGGACGAGCGCGGCCGCGGTGATCGCGCTGGTCGCCGCCGCGCTCGCGCTGGTGCCCGTCGCCGTCGTGATGGGGATCGTCGCGCTCTTCCGGATCCGGAACCAGGAGCTGCGCGGGAAGCGGGCCGCCGTCGTGGCCCTGTCGCTCAGCGCCGGCTGGATCGCGCTCGCCATGATCGGGATCATCGGCACGGCGGCGTACGTGGGATCGACGCAGGGCCCGGTGAGCGCCTTCGCAGTCGGCAGTTGCTACGACTACGTCAGCGGCCACGACGCACGCGCGGGCATTCACACCGTCGACTGCGGCGGAGCCCACGACGGACAGATCGTCGGGCGCGTCACGTTCGCCGGGAGCTTTCCCGGCCAGGAGCAGGCCACCGAGGAGTCCGTGGTCGGCTGCACCACGGACGCGGCCCGCCGGATCGTGGACGTCGGCCAGCTCGACGAGGTGGCCAGGGTCAGCACCTACGTGCCGACCCAGACCGCGTGGGACAACGGGGTGAAGTCCGCCACCTGCGTGCTGGTCGACAGCGACGGGACGCCCCGCTTCGACGACGCGCTGGACCGCACGGACATGACTCCGGCTCGTTCGACCGTGCTCGCGCTCACCAACGAGTCCGCCCTGCTGCGGCTGAAGCTCCGCTACCTGACCGGAACGGTCTGGCGGGACGCCGTCGTCCTGGAGCGGCGGCTCGCGGTCGTGGACCGGGCCGAGGCCGCTGCCCTGACCCGGCTGGCGAACACTCCGCCCGAGGGCGGCCGCGCCGACCTTCCGACGCTGCTGCGCCGGCTCGCGACGGAGGATCTCCGCGAGGTCCCCGTCGCCGAGAACGCCGCCGCGCGGACGACCGACCCGGACAGCTGGCGGAAGCTCGCCGTGGCCGGAAAGATCACCTCGTCCCACGCCCTGACCGCCTACCAGGACCTGCGGCTGGCGCTCTGA
- a CDS encoding L,D-transpeptidase, with translation MTTAAQWTRRSVVAGMVGTPVLLVAACSGPDSKGSGDGANGGRDGASAPAKVTKATVTVTPKNGATGADMTAPVTVRVALGTLESVSLTGPDGKQIPGQLSADRTSWTSSGRLASSSSYKLAAVSKDTEGTTGTTASGFSTGRPVKAFVGTFNPDHGTTVGVGMPVTITFDNAITDKAAVQKAVTVTAEPPVEIVGHWFGDNRLDFRPQEYWKPGTRVTLTLALKDVEGAKGRFGTQARTVSFTIGRSQTSVADLASHQLTVTRDGEVAQTFPISGGSPEHTTWAGKMVISEKLLQTRMDSRTVNLGGEYDIADVPHAQRLTTSGTFIHGNYWSSGIFGNENTSHGCVGLQDAKGAGDPSTPAAKFYNSSMVGDVVEVINSGDRTVSPANGLNGWNLDWTSWKAGSAV, from the coding sequence ATGACGACAGCGGCACAGTGGACCCGGCGATCCGTGGTGGCCGGGATGGTGGGCACTCCGGTGCTGCTCGTGGCGGCCTGTTCGGGCCCCGACTCGAAGGGCTCCGGCGACGGGGCGAACGGGGGCCGGGACGGCGCCTCCGCTCCCGCCAAGGTCACGAAGGCCACCGTCACGGTCACCCCCAAGAACGGCGCGACCGGCGCCGACATGACGGCGCCGGTCACCGTGAGGGTGGCCCTGGGAACACTGGAGTCCGTCTCGCTCACCGGCCCCGACGGCAAGCAGATACCCGGTCAGCTCTCCGCCGACAGGACCAGTTGGACCAGCAGTGGGAGGCTGGCCTCCAGCAGCTCGTACAAGCTCGCGGCGGTCTCCAAGGACACCGAGGGCACCACCGGCACCACCGCCAGCGGCTTCAGCACCGGCAGGCCGGTCAAGGCCTTCGTCGGGACGTTCAACCCTGACCACGGCACCACGGTGGGCGTCGGAATGCCGGTGACCATCACCTTCGACAACGCGATCACCGACAAGGCCGCGGTGCAGAAGGCGGTCACGGTCACCGCAGAACCGCCGGTGGAGATCGTCGGTCACTGGTTCGGCGACAACCGGCTCGACTTCCGCCCGCAGGAGTACTGGAAGCCGGGCACCAGGGTCACCCTGACGCTGGCCCTGAAGGACGTCGAGGGCGCGAAGGGCCGCTTCGGCACCCAGGCCAGGACGGTCAGCTTCACCATCGGCCGCAGCCAGACGAGCGTCGCCGACCTGGCCAGCCATCAGCTCACCGTGACCAGGGACGGCGAGGTCGCGCAGACCTTCCCGATCTCCGGCGGCAGCCCCGAGCACACCACCTGGGCGGGCAAGATGGTGATCTCGGAGAAGCTGCTGCAGACCCGGATGGACTCACGGACGGTCAACCTCGGCGGCGAGTACGACATCGCCGACGTCCCGCACGCGCAGCGGCTGACCACCTCCGGGACCTTCATCCACGGGAACTACTGGTCCTCGGGCATCTTCGGCAACGAGAACACCAGCCACGGCTGCGTCGGCCTCCAGGACGCCAAGGGCGCGGGCGACCCGAGCACGCCGGCGGCGAAGTTCTACAACAGCTCGATGGTCGGCGACGTGGTCGAGGTCATCAACTCCGGCGACCGGACCGTGAGCCCCGCCAACGGCCTGAACGGCTGGAACCTCGACTGGACGAGTTGGAAGGCCGGCAGCGCGGTCTGA